GTTGTTGGACCTCTTCGGCTTTCTGCCACCTCCTCGTAGACGCCGACAGAGTACCTCTCCTCGACGGCAATTGCCCGTGGTCGGTGCCCGGTCAGCGAAGCGGGAGCCATGCCTGTCCCTGCTGGATACCTCAGCGACTCCACCGCCGCGGCCTTCACATCCTCGGCCTCACTTATCCCGCCGCCCCCGATAAACACGCAGCAGCCCGGTGTTGTCACTTCGCTCCTGTACAGCGGTTCCAAATTCAGAGGCCACCAGAAAAGCAAAGGAAACTCTTATGACGTGGAGGTTGTTTTGCAGGTGGGGCAGTGAAGCGACTATTTCGTTATTCAGTCGATATGTCAGAGGCATTTGGTCATCTGTCAAACGGGCGGCATGATGATTGACAGGTGGTAAAATCAGCCCTGTCCTGTCCCGTAGCAGTGCCCACGACTgaatacaaacaaacattttaaatttgttgtcAATGTCTTAATGCAGCTGAAGTAATTTATTACTATAAATACTAATAAGGACATTCAGAATTGGTGTGAAGGCCTACACAAACATTTACCTCAGTAGAAAATTATTTGTATTTGAGGTTGCTGTtagaaattaaatatttagcATTGGCTTTGTAAAACCATAACTTGATCTGAACTGATGTCAATGTGATGTAGTTTATTGTAtgtcttgctttctttttaaagcaTGTGACCATGGAGGATTCCTACTTATGTGGCTACCTGAAGATAAAAGGACTAACAGAGGTGAGAGAGGTGATTCCCTTCATTAAAGAATGAGCATAAATAATTTATACCATGTCTGGCCACAGCTGTCATGGAAATTGTTGTGACTATTTTTGTAGTAGCAAACATGTCTAACAGTGCCAAGAGAAAAAGGCAGTAACATAAGACAACACAAAGACTATCGGGCTTTTCAACCAAAGTATCaattgatgtaaaaaaaaaaaaaaaaaaatcacagttggAAAAGTAAGTACAGCTGTTTAGCAAAAAGAGTAGAAGGGCTAACTTCTTGAAggctttttgcattttttaaaggttttcttGCACATACTGTCCACGTTTTCCATTAAACATCTACTAATTCATTTGCTGTTCactataaaatatacatttctagTTTAATTTCAACTATTGAACCTTTTCTTTGAGTGCTCTTTGAAATAGTTGAATCAGTGACTGCACTCTCCCCTTGAGGCAGATCACACCAGTTATTGTGGCCGTGCAACTCCTTTTTGATTGGCCTGTCGAGAACACATTGTTCTAATATGCATGTCTCATCAATAAAAAATGTTGTTAGGTTAATACTTAAAAGTAGTTTTGAGATTGTCACACAGGTTCTTAAAATCCTGTGGGTTTTAATTTGTTAACGGCTTAAAGTAAGAACACCTTAATACCTACAGAAATGAGCGGGTAGTCGGGATCGGCCACAGACAGATTCATGGCAATGGTAGAGAAGATATAAGACACCCAACATGTGTTATTCAGTAGGCTACATTTTGAGCTCACAAACagacagtttgagtttgtgttgAGGCTGTGTGCACTAGGTGTCGGGAAAGGCAAAGTTTATCACAGGTTGAACTCGAATGGCCACACATAACCAGAAGAAATCAAATTGTCAAAACAAGACTTTAGTTACAAGTTAAATGACTTCTTGAAAACGTATATTTAGGCTTTCAGTTCATCCTCTGCTTCTTCCTTGAAGGCCACGTTCATTTTAATTCAACTTTCTTCTAATTGGTGGATGTTATACTACTAATCATGCCTTAATAGCAACGTTCAAAGATAGTGTGAATAAGATGTTATCAGCAAAATGGCCATAACGCTATCTCTGCAGGAGGTGTGTTAAAATCTATTTCACAGAGTAAATTACAGCTAACGCAGTACATGCTATAATTAGTGTCCTCGGTTATTACAGAAGTAATTACTAGGTAACAGCTCACGTCTTTGTGTTCCTGCTGTACAGAGCATCCAGAACATTCCCACTGTATGAATGCAGTGGTGAACTAGCTGTGACATTGTGTTGGCTTATTACACATACCTCTTATTTGTCAGTCTCTAAATGATCACTTTCTGTAGTGTTTTAGAATAGAAGTGTCTTTTATATAATTGAACATTAAGTAGACAGATGTGTTTGTTATCATTTAATGttactttctttttaattacaaaGAGTAGAAGTGACCAGATGCGTCTTCAGTTGCTTCTCGTTGTTGTTTTAGGAATATCCAACACTGACCACTTTCTTTGCTGGAGAGATCATCAGTAGGAAACGGCCATTTCTCACTCGGAAATGGGATGCGGATGAGGATGTGGATCGTAAGCACTGGGTATGGTGAAACCGCTTTTATTTGTAAATTACAAAAATTATTCTCTATCAGACTGATTTATTCTGATCTATCCTGTAAACATTTTTTGTGTCCAGGGCAAGTTCCAGGCCTTCTACCAGTATGCAAAGACATTCAACTCTGACGATTTTGACTACGAGGATCTGAAGAACTCTGACTATATTTTCATGAGGTGGAAGGTACGATTACCGAACAGTGAACTTAATTATATTCTGCAGTAGGTTGCCTCTTATATTTCTGTTGGTTTTTCTCACCTGCCTGCCTTAGGAACAGTTTTTAGTCCCTGACCACACAATTAAGGACATCAGCGGCGCTTCCTTTGCGGGATTCTACTACATCTGCTTCCAGAAATCCACAGCAACAATTGAGGGCTACTACTACCACAGGAGCTCCGAATGGTGATGCAGCACACTAAAAGTTATTGTGATTCAAGGTTGACTTGTACTAGGAGCTTTAACCAGCTGGCTCGGCTCTGAAAAGTTGCTTTATCCTAGACTGGCTGAAAATCTGGTTGGGGAAAACTCATTCAGTCAGCTTCTCTCAAGTTTTCTCAATTGTGGCTCCTCGGATAATTAGCAGACAGCTCCAGtttaaaatgtgtaattttATATACACAAAGCAGAACAGTCCAACCCGCAGTTTGGTCTGTTTAATTTATGTGGTTATGCTGCCTGGTTATAAGCAAACTTAGCCCCACTTTTACTCCATCTCTAGTGTTTTTGTGCATTCTGTGGTAGCAGTTTAACTGTTGCTGTTCAAAATAGTCTCCAAGCCATTTTTATCTCACCAAATTCACACCTACAGTCAATTTACAGCCACCAATTAAACTAACATCCAATTCTTTGGGGTGTGGTTGTTGGCACCATTGCCTTACAGTCTTTCTGTACGTTGTacctagagcagggcgatatgaccaaaaatatttatcacgatatacatttgaaaatttgtgataacgatataactgacgatataattga
This sequence is a window from Pelmatolapia mariae isolate MD_Pm_ZW linkage group LG8, Pm_UMD_F_2, whole genome shotgun sequence. Protein-coding genes within it:
- the LOC134632744 gene encoding glucose-induced degradation protein 4 homolog → MPVPAGYLSDSTAAAFTSSASLIPPPPINTQQPGVVTSLLYSGSKFRGHQKSKGNSYDVEVVLQHVTMEDSYLCGYLKIKGLTEEYPTLTTFFAGEIISRKRPFLTRKWDADEDVDRKHWGKFQAFYQYAKTFNSDDFDYEDLKNSDYIFMRWKEQFLVPDHTIKDISGASFAGFYYICFQKSTATIEGYYYHRSSEWYQSLNLTHVPEHSAAIYEFR